In one Diprion similis isolate iyDipSimi1 chromosome 6, iyDipSimi1.1, whole genome shotgun sequence genomic region, the following are encoded:
- the LOC124406897 gene encoding carbohydrate sulfotransferase 5-like, which produces MVYRAICYGLIGFGSLCFVIVLYDQLYGSPVRTRIEGLVEAVKFWEKTDEIEEAEDSNSTLSEIQQVIDLQRSTIYEEMIDYQFPNGGYSIYCSKLEDLVMESDGNPMRSIIVTTWRSGSNFLGRILAAHPGVFYHFEPLSDFDVVQIRGPPLAGPAMTNLRAVMNCEYANAGHHIEWVKTHPWIFQVNPPLGTQCQAHESICYNRRFLSEMCKLFPFQLVKLIRLRLHIVQELLADKKLAVRLLLLVRDPRGTLQSRKHTPFCQRGRDCVDAGLLCADLVSDYNAAVELQNKYPSTFRVLRYEDLCAEPYKQVEELFQFYGLNFHPNVKKFLDTHTKTDTGNEFSSYRNSKTAPFHWRQDLDFEEVEEIQHHCLVAMKHWGYVPALNVSHQREFNPVTDYTI; this is translated from the exons aTGGTTTACCGGGCGATCTGTTATGGGCTAATCGGCTTCGGATCTCTATGCTTTGTAATTGTTCTTTACGACCAACTGTACGGTAGCCCAGTGAGAACCCGAATAGAAGGGTTAGTAGAAGCGGTAAAATTCTGGGAG AAGACGGATGAAATCGAGGAAGCCGAAGATTCAAATTCTACGTTAAGTGAAATTCAGCAGGTCATCGATCTACAACGAAGTACCATTTACGAAGAGATGATAGATTACCAATTTCCTAACGGAGGGTATAGTA TATATTGCAGTAAACTTGAAGACCTGGTGATGGAGAGCGATGGAAATCCGATGAGGAGTATCATCGTAACAACCTGGCGTAGTGGGAGTAACTTTCTTGGGCGTATTCTGGCGGCGCATCCAGGGGTTTTTTATCACTTTGAGCCGCTTTCGGATTTTGACGTTGTTCAAATCAGGGGCCCGCCACTTGCTGGCCCAGCTATGACAAATCTCAGGGCGGTGATGAACTGCGAATATGCGAACGCAG gtCACCATATAGAATGGGTGAAGACTCATCCTTGGATTTTTCAGGTTAATCCACCTCTTGGGACTCAATGCCAAGCTCACGAAAGCATCTGCTATAATCGCCGATTTCTCAGCGAGATGTGTAAACTATTTCCATTCCAATTAGTGAAGCTTATACGCCTGAGGTTACATATCGTACAGGAACTTCTTGCAGACAAAAA ATTGGCTGTGAGATTGCTACTTTTGGTAAGGGATCCCCGTGGAACTCTTCAGTCGAGAAAACATACTCCTTTTTGCCAAAGAGGTCGGGACTGTGTAGATGCAGGTTTACTTTGCGCGGACTTAGTGTCAGATTATAACGCCGCGGTGGAACTGCAAAATAAATATCCCTCTACATTTAG AGTGTTAAGATATGAAGATCTTTGTGCGGAGCCGTATAAACAAGTGGaagaactttttcaattttatggaCTCAATTTTCATCCGAACGTTAAAAAGTTTCTGGACACTCATACGAAAACTGACACTGGTAACGAGTTCAGTAGTTACAGAAATTCAAAGACCGCTCCCTTTCATTGGAGACAAGATTTAGACTTCGAAGAAGTCGAAGAAATTCAACATCATTGCCTTGTTGCAATGAAACACTGGGGTTACGTGCCAGCATTGAACGTTTCTCATCAGAGAGAATTCAATCCAGTAACagattatacaatataa